Proteins from a single region of Sphingomonas morindae:
- a CDS encoding family 43 glycosylhydrolase has protein sequence MMRCSALLTAGLAALLALPGPATAQLAGRPFIHDPSTIAFSNGRYWTFGTGKGGLVSEDGWTWQPGGVRPGGGVAPDVIHIGDRYYVAYAVGGGGMNGGHASDIKVMWTKSLDPAAPDFGYHEVGTVARSDGIEDCDAIDPAFLLADGHLWLSYGTYFGFIRMVELDPATGARKLGNQPVNVAIDMEATALLYRDGWYYLLGTHGTCCDGPNSTYNIRVGRSRAPTGPYVDRMGVPLLRGGGTLVIGAHGRSIGAGHFGLLDLGDGVEKMSLHYEADMDRSGRSVLGIEPLLWQDGWPVAGETVKAGSYEIRSARSGGALELAVDAVRIPFDVRRSFFAPPDAPVAPLPNQSLADNEATWPKGAAPVDLGDFMVRPHQRWRIEPVPEAGGAFGAPYYRILIAGTDRALAATEAGEVTTVPAFTGAPAQLWRIDQLTDGRYRIMPRQARGAAPLALVAAGASTPTLARFDPKSEAGRWELRGL, from the coding sequence ATGATGCGCTGTTCCGCCCTTCTCACCGCCGGCCTCGCCGCGCTGCTGGCGCTGCCCGGTCCGGCGACGGCCCAGCTCGCCGGCCGGCCCTTCATCCACGATCCCTCGACGATCGCCTTCTCCAACGGCCGCTACTGGACCTTTGGCACCGGCAAGGGCGGGCTCGTCTCGGAGGATGGCTGGACCTGGCAGCCCGGCGGGGTGCGCCCCGGCGGCGGCGTCGCCCCCGACGTGATCCATATCGGCGATCGCTATTATGTCGCCTATGCCGTGGGCGGCGGCGGCATGAACGGAGGCCATGCGAGCGACATCAAGGTGATGTGGACCAAGAGCCTGGATCCCGCCGCGCCCGATTTCGGCTATCACGAGGTCGGCACCGTGGCGCGCAGCGACGGGATCGAGGATTGCGACGCGATCGACCCCGCCTTCCTCCTCGCCGATGGCCATTTGTGGCTGAGCTATGGCACCTATTTCGGCTTCATCCGGATGGTGGAGCTGGATCCGGCGACGGGCGCGCGCAAGCTCGGCAACCAGCCCGTCAATGTTGCGATCGATATGGAGGCAACCGCGCTGCTCTACCGCGACGGCTGGTATTATCTGCTCGGCACGCACGGCACCTGCTGCGACGGGCCCAATTCCACCTACAATATCCGCGTCGGCCGATCGCGCGCGCCGACCGGCCCCTATGTGGATCGCATGGGCGTGCCGCTGCTGCGCGGCGGCGGCACGCTGGTGATCGGCGCGCACGGCCGCTCCATCGGCGCCGGTCATTTCGGCCTGCTCGATCTGGGCGATGGCGTCGAGAAAATGTCGCTGCACTATGAGGCCGATATGGATCGCAGCGGGCGCAGCGTGCTCGGCATCGAGCCGCTGCTCTGGCAGGATGGCTGGCCCGTGGCCGGCGAGACGGTGAAGGCCGGCAGCTACGAGATCCGCTCCGCGCGCAGCGGTGGCGCGCTCGAGCTGGCGGTGGACGCGGTGCGCATCCCCTTCGATGTGCGCCGCAGCTTCTTCGCGCCGCCCGACGCGCCCGTCGCCCCGCTGCCCAATCAGAGCCTGGCGGACAATGAAGCGACCTGGCCCAAGGGCGCGGCGCCGGTCGATCTCGGCGATTTCATGGTGCGGCCGCACCAGCGCTGGCGGATCGAGCCCGTGCCCGAGGCCGGCGGCGCCTTTGGCGCGCCCTATTACCGCATCCTGATCGCCGGCACCGATCGCGCGCTCGCGGCGACCGAGGCGGGGGAGGTGACGACCGTGCCCGCCTTCACCGGCGCCCCGGCGCAGCTGTGGCGGATCGATCAGCTCACCGATGGCCGCTATCGCATCATGCCGCGCCAGGCGCGCGGCGCGGCGCCGCTCGCGCTGGTGGCGGCCGGCGCCAGCACGCCGACGCTGGCGCGCTTCGATCCGAAGAGCGAGGCCGGGCGCTGGGAGTTGCGCGGCCTGTAA
- a CDS encoding acetylxylan esterase, which yields MIRPKSRWRPVSRWFLTVAALAATPAGAAPGAWFQPAAAGALPADEDGFLRRWLLLEPILKPNRSNAGFTPSYVRAALVPPASLGGASYMARAGDVVREAGGPQRWHALDARDFDVKLFNFAQDFAKPTYGVIFWVETIVESPRAMRDVRLAVGSNAASIWWLNGVEAAGLFGDRRMVADDVVSPRLTLRKGRNILRGAVINGPGLSDFCVRFLDEQGRPVPGLASRTL from the coding sequence ATGATCCGGCCAAAGTCCCGCTGGCGCCCGGTATCGCGCTGGTTTCTGACGGTGGCCGCGCTGGCCGCCACGCCCGCCGGCGCGGCGCCCGGCGCCTGGTTCCAGCCGGCGGCGGCGGGCGCGCTGCCCGCCGACGAGGATGGCTTTCTGCGGCGGTGGCTGCTGCTGGAGCCGATCCTCAAGCCCAATCGCAGCAATGCCGGCTTCACGCCCAGCTATGTTCGCGCGGCGCTGGTGCCGCCCGCTTCGCTCGGCGGCGCGAGTTATATGGCGCGCGCGGGCGATGTGGTGCGCGAAGCGGGCGGTCCGCAGCGCTGGCATGCGCTGGATGCGCGCGATTTCGACGTAAAATTGTTCAATTTCGCGCAGGATTTCGCCAAACCGACCTATGGCGTGATCTTCTGGGTGGAGACGATCGTCGAGAGCCCGCGCGCGATGCGCGACGTGCGGCTCGCGGTCGGTTCCAACGCGGCGTCGATATGGTGGCTCAACGGCGTCGAGGCGGCCGGCCTGTTCGGGGACCGGCGCATGGTGGCGGACGATGTCGTCTCGCCCCGGCTGACGCTGCGCAAGGGCCGCAACATTCTTCGCGGCGCGGTGATCAACGGCCCCGGGCTCAGCGATTTCTGCGTGCGCTTCCTCGACGAGCAGGGCCGGCCCGTGCCCGGCCTCGCCAGCCGGACGCTCTGA
- a CDS encoding TonB-dependent receptor — protein sequence MAVHDRRNSSAKHRNNRARIGLAAACSFAALAIAMPAHGQSADPSSAQNSESQPAPGVQPAVPSTANSIGAQEAGQPQDEATAPDSNKANTLPAGGGNGEIVVTGLRGSLQRNLDIKRSSVGVIDAISAEDIGKFPDSNVAASLQRLPGVSIQRSGNRGEATGITVRGFGGDFNTTLYDGRRISTGTGGRQIDFSTVGSDFIGQLSVLKTPDVTLSSSSIGATVDIGFPKPFDHPGFRMAASASGSVQDRSGKVVPTAGLLLSDTFADDTIGVLADVIYTHRDTTSNRVSVSGWPGGFYAPCQLQGSTAATCTPTSAANAPADQKQTIVGWYPQQYVVDQEFTKDRRIDGRIALQWHPSDALMLTVDDNYSRQKIVTDIYGVGVWFNQGDLRNVQLDSNGQVLNFTQAGSPTDFTSAINTQVLQTNQIGGNLKWDPTERLHVEGDVSYAKSWLNPNGNIGSQNGDIGYGGSLSNVTGLQINGNSSSSFPTLTTYGPNGSAADYTNTALIGSHVTVNQTQRNTDALKQARLTASWKQDDLTVKIGGQYYEDRFKLLNTSTFTNNFWQAYAGYGAPSGRTTGIAPLPASLYQGTISLNNFIPGFKGALPPSLIRYSPIDYQNFLSGLGNPQTTNIPGFNNIPGFTGSFDQMVDPGSIQDIRERTWSLYMSVAYTTEIGGMPFHFAAGLRNENTHLRSGGQGRLPVSIATSSADPTLLSVSFGPTSTITAKSNYSYLLPSVDARLEVTDRLQLRFDASRTLTRPGLSLLTPVVSVGSGQRVNALTASGGNPNLKPYLADNFDAAAEWYYKRNSYLSVDFFLKNVSNFIVGGVTRQQINGVVDPTTGQPASFAVSQQINGPDATVKGVELAWQQVFGDTGFGFQANATFVTTNKPYDKANISQTGFAVTGLANSANFVGFYDKYGFQFRAALNWRDEYLLQFGQNQNTGQFGSEPTFVNASLQLDLTSSYDINKHFSVFGEIQNVNNNQQSTHGRFKNQLLDVFDYGRRFVFGAHYRF from the coding sequence ATGGCAGTGCACGATCGTAGAAACTCGTCTGCAAAACATCGCAACAATCGCGCAAGAATAGGACTGGCGGCCGCGTGCAGCTTTGCCGCGCTTGCGATCGCGATGCCGGCCCATGGCCAGAGCGCCGATCCGAGCAGCGCGCAGAACAGCGAGAGCCAGCCGGCGCCCGGCGTCCAGCCGGCGGTGCCGAGCACGGCCAACAGCATCGGCGCGCAGGAGGCGGGCCAGCCCCAGGACGAGGCGACGGCGCCTGACAGCAACAAGGCCAACACGCTGCCCGCGGGCGGCGGCAATGGCGAGATCGTGGTCACCGGCCTGCGCGGCTCGCTCCAGCGCAACCTCGATATCAAGCGCTCTTCGGTCGGCGTGATCGACGCCATCTCCGCCGAGGATATCGGCAAATTCCCGGACTCGAACGTCGCGGCCTCGCTCCAGCGGCTGCCGGGTGTCTCGATCCAGCGCTCTGGCAATCGCGGCGAGGCGACGGGCATCACCGTGCGCGGCTTCGGAGGCGATTTCAACACCACCCTCTACGACGGTCGCCGCATCTCCACCGGCACCGGCGGCCGCCAGATCGACTTTTCCACGGTCGGCTCCGACTTCATCGGTCAGCTGAGCGTGCTCAAGACCCCGGACGTGACGTTAAGCTCCAGCTCGATCGGCGCCACCGTCGATATCGGCTTTCCCAAGCCCTTCGATCATCCGGGCTTCCGCATGGCGGCCAGCGCGTCGGGCTCGGTGCAGGACCGCTCCGGCAAGGTGGTGCCCACCGCCGGGCTGCTGCTGAGCGACACATTCGCCGACGATACGATCGGCGTTCTCGCCGACGTGATCTACACGCATCGCGATACCACCAGCAACCGCGTCTCGGTGTCGGGCTGGCCGGGCGGCTTCTACGCGCCGTGCCAGCTGCAGGGCAGCACCGCCGCCACCTGCACACCCACCAGCGCCGCCAACGCGCCGGCCGATCAGAAGCAGACGATCGTCGGCTGGTATCCGCAGCAATATGTCGTAGACCAGGAATTCACCAAGGATCGTCGCATCGACGGACGGATCGCGCTGCAATGGCACCCGTCCGACGCGCTGATGCTGACGGTGGACGATAATTACTCGCGCCAGAAGATCGTGACCGACATCTATGGCGTCGGCGTCTGGTTCAATCAGGGCGATCTGCGCAACGTCCAGCTCGACAGCAACGGCCAGGTGCTCAACTTCACCCAGGCCGGCTCGCCGACCGACTTTACCTCGGCGATCAACACGCAGGTTCTGCAGACCAATCAGATCGGCGGCAATCTCAAATGGGATCCGACCGAGCGGCTGCATGTCGAAGGCGATGTCAGCTATGCCAAGAGCTGGCTCAATCCCAACGGCAATATCGGCAGCCAGAATGGCGATATCGGCTATGGCGGATCGCTGAGCAACGTCACCGGCCTGCAAATCAACGGGAACAGCTCGAGCAGCTTCCCCACGCTGACCACCTATGGCCCCAATGGCAGCGCCGCCGACTATACCAATACCGCGCTGATCGGATCGCACGTCACCGTCAATCAGACGCAGCGCAACACCGATGCGCTGAAGCAGGCGCGCCTCACCGCGTCGTGGAAGCAGGACGATCTCACCGTCAAGATCGGCGGCCAATATTATGAGGATCGGTTCAAGCTGCTGAACACCAGCACCTTCACCAACAATTTCTGGCAGGCCTATGCGGGCTATGGCGCGCCTTCGGGCCGCACCACGGGCATCGCGCCGCTGCCCGCCAGCCTGTATCAGGGGACGATCAGCCTCAACAATTTCATCCCCGGCTTCAAGGGCGCGCTGCCCCCGTCGCTGATCCGCTACAGCCCGATCGACTATCAGAATTTCCTCTCCGGCCTGGGCAACCCGCAAACCACCAACATCCCGGGCTTCAACAATATTCCGGGCTTCACCGGCAGCTTCGACCAGATGGTGGATCCGGGCAGCATCCAGGATATCCGCGAACGGACCTGGTCGCTCTATATGAGTGTCGCCTACACTACCGAGATCGGCGGCATGCCCTTCCACTTCGCGGCGGGGCTGCGCAACGAGAACACGCATCTGCGTTCCGGCGGCCAGGGCCGGCTCCCCGTGTCGATCGCGACGAGCAGCGCCGATCCGACCCTGCTCTCGGTCAGCTTCGGACCGACCAGCACGATCACCGCCAAGAGCAATTACTCCTATCTGCTGCCCAGCGTCGATGCGCGGCTCGAGGTGACGGACCGGCTCCAGCTCCGCTTCGATGCGTCGCGCACGCTGACGCGGCCGGGGCTGAGCCTGTTGACGCCGGTGGTGAGCGTCGGCAGCGGCCAGCGCGTCAACGCGCTCACCGCATCGGGCGGCAACCCCAATCTCAAGCCCTATCTCGCCGACAATTTCGATGCCGCGGCGGAATGGTACTACAAGCGCAACTCCTATCTGTCGGTCGACTTCTTCCTGAAGAACGTCAGCAACTTCATCGTCGGCGGCGTGACGCGGCAGCAGATCAACGGCGTGGTCGATCCCACCACCGGCCAGCCGGCGAGCTTCGCCGTCTCGCAGCAGATCAACGGCCCCGACGCCACGGTGAAGGGGGTGGAGCTGGCCTGGCAGCAGGTGTTCGGCGATACCGGCTTCGGCTTCCAGGCCAACGCCACCTTCGTCACCACCAACAAGCCTTACGACAAGGCAAATATCTCGCAGACCGGCTTCGCCGTGACCGGGCTTGCGAATTCCGCCAATTTCGTCGGCTTCTATGACAAATATGGCTTCCAGTTCCGCGCGGCGCTCAACTGGCGCGACGAGTATCTGCTCCAGTTCGGCCAGAACCAGAATACCGGCCAGTTCGGATCGGAGCCGACCTTCGTCAATGCGAGCCTCCAGCTCGATCTCACGTCCAGCTACGACATCAACAAGCATTTCAGCGTGTTCGGCGAGATCCAGAACGTCAATAACAACCAGCAGAGCACGCATGGCCGGTTCAAGAACCAGCTGCTGGACGTGTTCGATTATGGCCGTCGCTTCGTCTTCGGCGCGCACTACCGCTTCTAG
- a CDS encoding SapC family protein, producing MLDSRLHAGLRMRRPTAEGRHFVQVVPAEFDSIAARCPLLLTKSPDTGQFYFGAVFGFTAGENLLIDESGALDAAMPLDLVREGFFVGDGAVVIDRDHPRFVSDRGVALFDENGAPTDGLREAQRALALMDAGLRQSEALIQRLLALRLVEQIDINLAFDSGEAITLEGLYTISRDALAALDPGEIATLFETGALQSIYALLGSLSQIGLLAQRRNRRL from the coding sequence ATGCTGGATTCGCGCCTTCATGCTGGCCTGCGCATGCGGCGCCCGACAGCCGAAGGGCGGCATTTCGTTCAAGTCGTCCCCGCTGAATTCGACTCGATCGCCGCGCGCTGCCCCCTTCTCCTCACCAAGAGCCCCGATACGGGGCAGTTCTACTTCGGCGCCGTCTTCGGTTTCACCGCCGGCGAGAATCTCCTGATCGACGAGTCGGGCGCGCTCGACGCGGCCATGCCGCTCGACTTGGTGCGCGAGGGATTTTTCGTCGGTGACGGCGCTGTCGTCATCGATCGCGATCATCCGCGCTTTGTGTCGGATCGCGGCGTGGCGCTGTTCGATGAAAATGGCGCGCCGACCGATGGCCTGCGCGAGGCGCAGCGTGCGCTCGCCCTGATGGACGCCGGGCTGCGCCAGAGCGAGGCGCTGATCCAGCGGCTGCTGGCGCTGCGTCTGGTCGAACAAATCGACATCAATCTTGCGTTCGACAGCGGCGAGGCGATCACGCTCGAGGGGCTTTACACGATCAGCCGCGACGCGCTCGCCGCGCTCGATCCCGGCGAGATCGCGACGCTGTTCGAGACCGGCGCCCTACAGTCCATCTATGCCCTGCTCGGCTCGCTCAGCCAGATCGGCCTGCTCGCGCAACGCCGCAACCGACGGCTCTAG
- a CDS encoding glycoside hydrolase family 95 protein gives MDQGTVSRRMFLGSAAGLACGPGIARAGADAAPDRDTMLWYDRPASVWTEALPIGNGRLGAMVFGGTAQERVQLNDSSLWSGGPYDPVNPEARAALPKVRRLIAAGRYAEAEALANARLMARPLQQMSYQPVGDLRLAMPGLPPVTPGSYRRALDLDSARATTDFTAGGVRFQRVMLASPGDELIGIELRADRPDAIDLDVALESSHPATIAAAGDAIHLAGRAPAEHGVAGALRFAAELRVRASGGQMLAGPDGLRVRGADRVTMILAMATSYRRFDDTTGDPEAAVRATLDKAASRSFARIAEDATRAHRRLFRRVRLDLGRGAAADRPTDARIRADNAAGDPGLAALYFHYGRYLLIAASRPGGQPATLQGLWNDSVKPPWGSKYTININTEMNYWPAECTALPECTEPLIAMVRTLAITGARTARDMYGARGWVAHHNSDAWRATAPIDGAQFGLWPMGGAWLCTHLWDRYDYGRDPETLRAIYPLMRGAALFFLDTLQTNAAGHLVTSPSLSPENVHPGGASLCAGPAMDQQILRDLFAQTERAATLLGIDAAFAASLSAARARLAPDQIGRLGQLQEWQEDWDGAAPEPHHRHVSHLYGLFPSGQIDPLRTPALAAAARRSLELRGDESTGWATAWRANLWARLGAGDHAHRILAFLLGPERTYPNMFDAHPPFQIDGNFGGTRAIAEMLMQSIEDEIRLLPALPAAWPEGRVTGLRARGGCGVDLAWRDGRLTEAVLRPDRPLDILVRAGPIAARHHLQSGRPLRLLGPALRKA, from the coding sequence GTGGATCAGGGCACGGTCAGCCGACGGATGTTTCTGGGCAGCGCGGCCGGCCTTGCCTGCGGCCCCGGCATCGCCCGGGCCGGGGCCGACGCAGCGCCCGATCGCGACACGATGCTCTGGTATGATCGACCCGCCTCGGTCTGGACCGAGGCACTGCCGATCGGCAATGGCCGGCTCGGGGCGATGGTCTTCGGCGGCACGGCGCAGGAGCGGGTGCAGCTCAACGACTCGAGCCTGTGGAGCGGCGGCCCCTATGATCCCGTCAATCCGGAGGCGCGCGCCGCCCTGCCCAAGGTGCGCCGGCTGATCGCGGCCGGCCGCTATGCCGAGGCCGAGGCGCTCGCCAATGCGCGCCTGATGGCGCGTCCCTTGCAGCAAATGTCGTATCAGCCGGTCGGCGATCTTCGGCTCGCCATGCCGGGCCTTCCGCCGGTGACGCCCGGCAGCTATCGCCGTGCGCTCGATCTCGACAGCGCGCGCGCCACCACAGACTTCACCGCCGGCGGCGTCCGTTTCCAGCGTGTCATGCTCGCCTCGCCCGGCGATGAACTGATCGGGATCGAACTCCGTGCCGACCGGCCCGACGCGATCGATCTCGATGTCGCGCTCGAGTCGTCGCATCCGGCCACCATCGCCGCCGCGGGCGACGCGATCCATCTGGCGGGCCGCGCGCCGGCCGAACATGGGGTGGCCGGGGCCTTGCGCTTCGCGGCCGAACTGCGTGTGCGGGCGAGCGGCGGACAGATGCTCGCGGGGCCGGACGGGCTGCGCGTGCGCGGCGCCGATCGCGTCACCATGATCCTGGCGATGGCGACCAGCTATCGCCGCTTCGACGATACCACAGGCGATCCCGAAGCCGCCGTCCGCGCCACGCTGGACAAGGCCGCGTCGCGAAGCTTCGCACGCATCGCCGAGGACGCGACGCGGGCGCATCGCCGGCTGTTCCGCCGGGTGCGGCTCGATCTCGGCCGCGGCGCCGCCGCCGACCGGCCGACCGACGCGCGCATCCGGGCCGACAATGCCGCGGGCGATCCGGGCCTCGCCGCGCTCTACTTCCATTATGGCCGCTATCTGCTGATCGCCGCCTCGCGCCCCGGCGGCCAGCCGGCGACGCTGCAGGGGCTCTGGAACGACAGCGTGAAGCCGCCCTGGGGCTCCAAATACACGATCAACATCAACACCGAGATGAACTACTGGCCGGCCGAGTGCACCGCCCTGCCGGAATGCACCGAGCCGCTGATCGCGATGGTGCGCACGCTCGCCATCACGGGCGCGCGCACGGCGCGGGACATGTATGGCGCGCGCGGATGGGTGGCGCATCACAATAGCGACGCCTGGCGCGCCACCGCGCCGATCGACGGGGCGCAGTTCGGGCTGTGGCCGATGGGCGGGGCCTGGCTCTGCACGCATCTCTGGGATCGCTACGATTATGGCCGCGATCCCGAAACGCTGCGCGCCATCTATCCGCTGATGCGCGGCGCGGCGCTGTTCTTTCTCGATACGCTCCAGACCAACGCCGCCGGCCATCTGGTGACCAGCCCCTCGCTCTCGCCCGAGAATGTTCATCCCGGCGGCGCCTCGCTCTGCGCCGGGCCGGCGATGGACCAGCAGATCCTGCGTGACCTCTTCGCCCAGACCGAACGCGCCGCCACCCTGCTCGGCATCGACGCGGCCTTCGCCGCGAGCCTAAGCGCGGCGCGCGCGCGGCTTGCGCCCGATCAGATCGGACGGCTCGGCCAGTTGCAGGAATGGCAGGAGGATTGGGACGGCGCCGCGCCGGAGCCGCATCACCGCCATGTCTCGCATCTCTACGGCCTGTTTCCGAGCGGCCAGATCGATCCGCTGCGCACCCCCGCGCTGGCGGCGGCGGCGCGCCGCTCGCTGGAGCTGCGCGGCGACGAGAGCACCGGCTGGGCGACCGCCTGGCGCGCCAATCTCTGGGCGCGGCTGGGCGCGGGCGATCACGCGCACCGCATCCTCGCCTTTCTGCTCGGCCCGGAGCGTACCTATCCCAACATGTTCGACGCGCATCCACCGTTCCAGATCGACGGCAATTTCGGGGGCACCCGCGCCATCGCCGAGATGCTGATGCAAAGCATCGAGGACGAGATCAGGCTGCTTCCCGCCCTGCCCGCCGCCTGGCCCGAGGGCCGGGTGACGGGCTTGCGCGCGCGTGGCGGTTGCGGCGTGGACCTGGCGTGGCGGGACGGCCGCCTGACCGAGGCCGTGCTGCGTCCGGACCGGCCGCTCGACATCCTCGTGCGCGCCGGACCCATTGCGGCGCGCCACCATCTCCAATCCGGCCGGCCGCTGCGGCTGCTCGGCCCCGCGCTGCGGAAGGCCTGA
- a CDS encoding GH39 family glycosyl hydrolase: MTKFWRAPLAAMLAMLAAAPAGTAPPPAPLATEIQVDPARTIAALPPIWRFFGADEPNYATRPDGDHLLAELGALRPGQIYFRAHNLLTSGDGTPDFKWGSTNALTMRGGKPVYDWHIVDGILDRYRARGIHPYLEIGFMPAALTSAPAGVPYRRPWHPGNSYAGITAGWSYPPTKYEQWAELIYQWTRHNVARYGRAEVERWYFEVWNEPNLDFYWSGDVEQFLRLHDTAIAAVRRALPTARVGGPDVAGAGGAFMDRFLHHVTQDTNYANGARGTPTDFLSFHAKGQPVLVDGHVRMGIADQLRTADQGFAKIAAIPALAAKPIVIGENDPEGCAACPGPANAYRNGPLYASYTAASYARLWELARRRGVTLDGALSWSFTFVGQPWFAGYRQLASNGVDLAVLNVFRLFARLGPRQIAASSDRAVPLDTLLQAGVRAAPDVGVLATRTATGGSAILLWHYHDDDVPGPEAAIRLRVAGRHGLARARLWRVDATHANSFGAWQAMGSPARPDRAQIERLKAASRLRPEALPMVDGTATLRLPRQGVALIEIGA, encoded by the coding sequence ATGACGAAATTCTGGCGCGCGCCGCTGGCGGCGATGCTGGCGATGCTGGCGGCGGCGCCCGCCGGAACGGCGCCCCCGCCCGCCCCGCTCGCCACCGAGATCCAGGTCGATCCCGCGCGCACCATCGCCGCGCTGCCGCCGATCTGGCGCTTCTTCGGCGCCGACGAACCCAATTACGCGACCCGCCCCGATGGCGATCATCTGCTCGCCGAACTGGGCGCGCTTCGGCCCGGCCAGATCTATTTCCGCGCGCACAATCTGCTCACCAGCGGCGACGGCACCCCCGATTTCAAATGGGGCAGCACCAACGCGCTCACCATGCGCGGCGGCAAGCCCGTCTATGACTGGCATATCGTCGATGGCATTCTCGATCGCTACCGCGCGCGCGGCATCCATCCCTATCTAGAAATCGGCTTCATGCCCGCGGCCCTGACCTCGGCGCCGGCGGGCGTACCCTATCGGCGCCCCTGGCACCCCGGCAACAGCTATGCCGGCATCACCGCCGGCTGGTCCTATCCGCCCACCAAGTACGAGCAATGGGCCGAGCTGATCTACCAATGGACCCGGCACAATGTGGCGCGCTACGGCCGCGCCGAGGTGGAGCGCTGGTATTTCGAGGTCTGGAACGAGCCCAATCTCGATTTCTACTGGTCCGGCGACGTGGAGCAATTCCTCAGGCTGCACGATACCGCAATCGCCGCCGTGCGCCGCGCGCTGCCGACGGCGCGGGTGGGCGGCCCGGACGTGGCCGGCGCGGGCGGCGCCTTCATGGACCGCTTCCTCCACCATGTGACACAAGACACCAACTACGCCAACGGCGCGCGGGGCACGCCCACCGATTTCCTCTCCTTCCACGCCAAGGGGCAGCCCGTGCTCGTGGACGGCCATGTCCGCATGGGCATCGCCGACCAGCTCCGCACCGCCGACCAGGGCTTCGCCAAGATCGCCGCCATCCCCGCGCTGGCCGCCAAGCCGATCGTGATTGGCGAGAATGATCCGGAAGGCTGCGCCGCCTGCCCCGGCCCGGCGAACGCCTATCGCAACGGGCCGCTCTATGCGAGCTATACGGCGGCCAGCTACGCGCGGCTCTGGGAATTGGCGCGGAGGCGCGGCGTGACGCTCGACGGCGCGCTCTCCTGGTCCTTCACCTTTGTCGGCCAGCCCTGGTTCGCCGGCTATCGGCAGCTGGCGAGCAATGGCGTCGATCTGGCGGTGCTGAACGTGTTCCGCCTCTTCGCCCGGCTCGGTCCGCGCCAGATCGCCGCCAGCAGCGATCGCGCGGTGCCGCTCGATACGCTGTTGCAGGCGGGGGTGCGCGCCGCGCCGGACGTGGGGGTGCTGGCGACCCGCACCGCCACCGGCGGCAGCGCGATCCTGCTCTGGCATTATCATGATGACGATGTGCCCGGCCCAGAGGCGGCGATCCGGCTGCGGGTGGCGGGCCGCCACGGCTTGGCGCGCGCGCGGCTCTGGCGCGTCGATGCCACCCACGCCAACAGCTTCGGCGCATGGCAGGCGATGGGCAGCCCGGCGCGGCCGGATCGCGCGCAGATCGAGCGGCTCAAGGCGGCGTCGCGGCTGCGGCCCGAGGCGCTTCCGATGGTGGACGGCACCGCCACGCTGCGCCTGCCACGCCAGGGCGTCGCCCTGATCGAAATCGGCGCCTGA
- a CDS encoding alpha/beta hydrolase, producing MSRRSRTLPALFLTGLALALAAPALGQAITDTPPALANAPALTIERRLVHGAALEGSLEGDSADRTVFVVLPPSYARQPHRRYPVLYALHGYSIGAEQWMKEIHAERAIGNAYARGLPEMIIVFPDAKTKHNGSLYSSSVTTGDYETFIARDLVVYIDRSYRTLPHRESRGLAGHSMGGYGTARIGMKHPDMFGALYMMSPCCLAPRTADQIDIASAAQLEKVVTEADSARLPFLLRAQLASAAAWSPNPRKPPLYSDLPVEHGVVQPDVLAKWAANAPLAFVDQYVGNLRRYAAIAIDVGDQDGLRDDARRLHQRLDAYGIANSFEIYPGTHVSHVAFRFEDALLPFFGRALRH from the coding sequence ATGTCCCGCCGTTCGCGCACCCTGCCCGCGCTCTTCCTGACCGGACTGGCGCTCGCGCTGGCCGCGCCGGCGCTTGGCCAGGCGATCACCGACACGCCCCCCGCGCTTGCCAACGCGCCCGCGCTCACCATTGAGCGGCGTCTCGTCCATGGCGCCGCGCTGGAAGGCAGTTTGGAGGGAGATTCGGCGGATCGCACCGTCTTCGTGGTGCTGCCGCCCAGCTATGCCCGCCAGCCGCACCGCCGCTACCCGGTGCTGTACGCGCTGCACGGCTATTCCATCGGCGCCGAGCAATGGATGAAGGAGATCCATGCCGAGCGGGCCATCGGCAACGCCTATGCCCGCGGTTTGCCCGAGATGATCATCGTCTTCCCAGATGCCAAAACCAAGCATAACGGCTCGCTCTATTCAAGCTCGGTCACCACGGGCGATTACGAGACCTTCATCGCCCGCGATCTCGTCGTCTATATCGACCGCAGCTACCGGACCCTGCCCCATCGGGAGAGCCGCGGTCTCGCCGGCCATTCCATGGGCGGCTATGGCACGGCGCGCATCGGCATGAAGCATCCCGACATGTTCGGCGCGCTCTACATGATGAGCCCCTGCTGCCTCGCGCCGCGCACCGCCGACCAGATCGATATCGCCTCGGCCGCGCAGCTGGAAAAGGTCGTCACCGAGGCGGATTCGGCGCGCCTGCCCTTTTTGCTGCGCGCCCAGCTCGCCAGCGCGGCGGCCTGGTCGCCCAATCCGCGCAAGCCGCCGCTCTACAGCGATTTGCCGGTGGAGCATGGCGTGGTGCAGCCGGACGTGCTCGCCAAATGGGCGGCCAACGCGCCGCTCGCCTTTGTCGATCAATATGTCGGCAACCTACGGCGCTACGCGGCGATCGCCATCGATGTCGGCGATCAGGACGGGCTTCGCGACGACGCGCGGCGCCTGCATCAGCGGCTCGACGCCTACGGCATCGCCAACAGCTTCGAAATCTATCCGGGTACGCATGTCAGCCATGTCGCCTTCCGGTTCGAGGACGCGCTGCTGCCCTTTTTCGGCCGGGCGCTGCGCCACTGA